The segment AGGTTAACACGAGAGGCAGGACACCGTCTTAGGGGGCGGGGAAGGTCCTCGACACGAGTGGGTCTCCACCTGGAGCAGGTGGAGGTTCTCCATTGGGCTGCCTCAGTGGCGGGAGGAAAGGTCTTCATTTGGTCTCGCAGACAGGCGTGGGCTGGCAGCACACGGGGCCGCAGCACCCAGAGGAGCCGCAGCAACTGGATCCGCAGCAGCTCCCGCAGCAGCCCCCGCAACCTCCGCAGCCCCCGCTGCCCCCGCAGCCAGATCCGCTGCAGGAGGACCCGCAGCAGCTGCCCCCGCAGCCTCCACAGCCCGAGCCACAGCCACAGCAGGAGCCGCAGCAGGAACCACAGCAGCCGCAGCAGGAGGGCTGGCAGCAGCACACTTCACAGCAGTCTTGCTCTTCAGCACAGCAGGCGAAGCAGTCCCCTGGGCAGCACCCCATGGTCCCCGCCGGTCAGGCCGCAGGACAAGAACGCGACCAGAGTTCCCCAAGTCTGATGGTCACCAACCCGACAGCAGCTTTTATATCCCCTCCTGGAGGGTGTTGGCAGGAGGGACAGGATGTTGTCTTTGTTATTATTTATGCCAGTTCTCATAAGAACGTCTCATTAGCTGCCTGTTTATTTTCCAGCCCCGAGTGCCTCAACTCATAAAATAGCCCCACTCGTCCCAACTGCTGTTTGTCCAAAGGGTAAAAATACATCTTGGAGAAGACCTGTGATCATGCCAAGCAGGGGCCAGCTGTCATTAGCCCAGgttggagagaggaggagaagctGGCTCCAGACTCTGGTTCTGGAACGGGTGCTACCCTTCCACATCGGCTCTAGAGGCAAGTTGGCAGTGAACCTTCTTGTCATGGATGCTGGTCCTGGAAAACCAGAACTAAAAGTTGTATGCCCTCTGCCTTCTGCTGTAGGCAGAGGCTGATAGGGTGGTCTGTCATGTGGCTCCTCCCAGGTACAAAGGCCATCCTCATCCTGGTCCATGTGACCAAGGCACATATTTGTGTCTGTGTGGTATGTGGTGTGTGCCACAGATTTGTTTGGGCTTGGTGAGTGAGCATCAGTCACCAGTCATGACTTCCCTATGAAATGGAGAGACACTCGTCATAAAACTGTAAGAGGTTGGGAGCCACATTCTCCCTGAACCGAACATTCACACTTCTTCTCTCTAAATGGGCAGGAAGAGCAGTGGTCAGAGCCTGCAgccctcctgccccagcccttTGCTTGATAGaagcaggtggtggtggtgaagatggagaaggaggaagaggtggggagaaagaggaagggaggaaggaaggaaaagaaggggggagggaggaaaggaaagaggaagaagggggAAAGGAAGCAGATCACTGAATATCCAGAACATTCCATTAAAATGCAAGTGTTGCACACTTAAGTGCTCCAACTTTATCGACCATCTGGCAGAATGAGGGATTAGCACCCAAAACATTAAGAGTATCATCCCAAGCAATACAATTCCTTTAGAGAGTGACTAGAATCCACAGAGGATTCTGGTCCACGTGTTAAATTCTGAGATGAGTCAAAATTCCTGTCTCCATCTTGGGCTTTGGTACCTTGTCATCCTCTGGGAATGATAAAGGCAGTCTGGTGCCTGAAGATTCTGTGTGGCAACTGGTTCATGGTGGGCATCCTCACAAAGGCACATGGTCCTCTCTTATTCTCAGCCACAATCCTCCCTCTGATGGCATAGCTGAAATATTTGAGTTCTCCCTGTTCTGCATGAATTCTGCACCCACCACTCCTTTCAGGAGGTCCAAGATCTTCTCTGTCTGACCACCCAGTTTACTCCACCTCCAGAAGTCTATTTTGAATTGCATAAGCTAAGCATTGACTTGAGTCCTTCTCTCTGCCTTCACACAGTAAGAACCCTGCTCCACTGATGCCCAAGTGAAGAGGAATGAGCGGTGTTGACAGAAATTGCAGAAGATAAGACCAGTGAATACCTCAAGGTTTCCTCctaacacatattttttaaaaattgaactcaTACTGTGTAAACTGATTTTTACACTGAATATTGTGCTTAACCTGTGAAAATGTTCATGAATATGTAGATTATTGAGTATtatgaaaatttgaaaacttaCATCTTCATGTTGATGTAAACCTTCCCTGTTGTTGACTATCTAAACTATTTACAACTTTCCAATGTTAAAAGCAAAACACTGAGGTGAATTTCCTTAAATGTGAGTCTTTATGCATTTTCCTAATATCTTTCTATAGTaaattactagaaaaaaaattactaaatctTCAGCATGttaatggagaaagcaatggcaacccactccagtactcttgcctggaaaatcccatggacggaggagcctggtaggctacagtcgatggggttgctgggagtcagacacgactgagcgacttcactctcacttttcactttcatgcattggagaaggaaatggcaacccactccatttttcttgcctggaggatcccagggacaggggagcctggtgggctgccttctatggggtcgcacagagtcggacacgactgaagcgacttagcagtggcagcatGTTAATAATATGAAGGCTAttgatatatattaaaaacactcTCCGAtacaaatcacagcaggatcctctatgacccacctcccagaatattggaagtaaaaggaaaaataaacaaaagggacctaattaaaattaaaagcttctgcacaatgaaggaaactataagcaaggtgaaaagacagccttcagaatgggagaaaataatagcaaatgaagcaactgacaaagaactaatctcaaaaataaacaagcaactctggcagctcaattccaggaaaataaacgacccaatcaaaaaatgggccaaagaactaaacagacatttctccaaagaagacatacagatggctaacaaacacatgaaaagatgctcaacatcactcattatcagagaaatgcaaatcaaaaccacaatgaggtaccatttcacgccagtcagaatggctgcgatccagaagtctacaagcaataaatgctggagagggcatggagaaaagggaaccctcttacactgttggtgggaatgcaaactagtacagccactatggagaacagtatggagattccttaaaaaaaaactggaaatagaactgccttatgacccagcaatcccactactgggcatacacaccgaggaaaccaaaattgaaag is part of the Budorcas taxicolor isolate Tak-1 chromosome 19, Takin1.1, whole genome shotgun sequence genome and harbors:
- the LOC128065690 gene encoding keratin-associated protein 17-1, with product MGCCPGDCFACCAEEQDCCEVCCCQPSCCGCCGSCCGSCCGCGSGCGGCGGSCCGSSCSGSGCGGSGGCGGCGGCCGSCCGSSCCGSSGCCGPVCCQPTPVCETK